One Mesotoga sp. UBA6090 genomic region harbors:
- a CDS encoding tetratricopeptide repeat protein, with protein sequence MKKLLLISFLILFSSLFVASDFETLHSEFVQIRAVQNTELMTNFIERLESEDLGDIEILTLLADSHREYANWIEDKKDRETHYKKARELAEKAIEMDDSYGMAYYVKGAAIGQLAEMAGIIQSMFLITDFDKSIDKAMELMPDSPFPFIAKGMRDRDTPWPYRNYGKSEERFLKAIENDPAYINSYYELALLYQVWKKKDLAAQYFRKVLELEIQTDFVVQGQESKEKAKKWLEDNGY encoded by the coding sequence ATGAAGAAACTGCTTTTAATCTCTTTCTTGATTCTATTCTCATCACTTTTTGTTGCTTCGGATTTCGAGACGCTCCATTCTGAGTTTGTTCAGATAAGGGCTGTACAGAACACAGAACTAATGACCAACTTCATAGAGAGACTGGAGTCAGAGGATTTGGGAGACATAGAAATTCTCACGTTGCTTGCAGATTCTCACAGAGAGTATGCAAACTGGATAGAAGACAAGAAAGATAGAGAAACTCACTATAAGAAAGCAAGGGAGCTTGCAGAAAAGGCTATAGAAATGGACGATTCCTATGGGATGGCTTACTACGTCAAAGGGGCGGCGATAGGACAGCTTGCTGAGATGGCAGGGATAATCCAATCTATGTTCCTGATTACCGACTTCGATAAGAGTATAGATAAGGCTATGGAACTGATGCCAGACAGTCCATTTCCCTTTATTGCCAAAGGTATGAGAGATAGGGATACTCCTTGGCCATACCGAAATTACGGAAAGTCGGAAGAACGATTCCTGAAGGCAATTGAAAACGATCCTGCATATATCAACAGTTACTACGAGCTTGCCCTTCTTTATCAGGTATGGAAAAAGAAGGATTTGGCCGCACAATACTTCAGGAAGGTTCTTGAACTGGAAATTCAGACCGATTTCGTGGTTCAAGGCCAGGAGTCGAAGGAAAAGGCTAAGAAGTGGCTGGAAGATAACGGATACTGA